One window of the Daphnia pulex isolate KAP4 chromosome 8, ASM2113471v1 genome contains the following:
- the LOC124200432 gene encoding elongation factor G, mitochondrial-like, producing the protein MFPHITATCLLRSAKCALRHARSSILYRKTISRSYAAVAKFSEHKELEKIRNIGISAHIDSGKTTLTERVLFYTGRIEEMHEVKGKDSVGAVMDSMELERQRGITIQSAATYTVWKDHNVNIIDTPGHVDFTVEVERALRVLDGAVLVLCAVGGVQSQTLTVNRQMKRYNVPCLAFINKLDRLGSNPYRVLHQLRTKLNHNASFLQLPIGLESECKGVIDLVHQRAIYFEGVLGTTIRYDEIPSDMRAESEDRRQELIESVSNVDEILGEIFLEEKVPTELDLMAAIRRSCIKRVFTPVMLGTALKNKGVQPLLDAVIDYLPNPGEVVNYAHIEKEGKEREKIILNPARTSASPFAGLAFKLEAGRFGQLTYVRVYQGMLKRGDNLYNTRTRKKIRVARLVRMHSNEMEDVNEVYAGDICALFGVDCASGDTFVTEPKLEIALESIHIPEPVISMAIRPAHSKDMDSFSKAVGRFTKEDPTYHINYDTDNKETIASGMGELHLEIYAQRMEREYNCPVVMGKPKVSFRESLLSPCEFDYLHKKQSGGSGQFGRISGVMEPLPATENTKVEFVDETMGTNVPKTFIPAIEKGFRMMVDKGLLSGHKIAGVRFIVRDGAHHIVDSNEISFILAAQGAVKEVYENGFWHILEPIMSVEITAPDEFQGTVIGQLNKRHGIITGTEGNDGWFTVYAEVPLNDMFGYSTEIRSSTQGKGEFSMEYSRYSPALPDVQNQVINKYRESIGISTTDNKKKKK; encoded by the exons atgtttccacACATTACTGCAACATGCCTCTTGCGATCAGCGAAATGTGCTTTGCGGCACGCTCGATCTTCTATCTTATACCGAAAG ACTATTTCGCGTTCTTATGCAGCTGTAGCCAAATTTTCAGAGCATAAGGAGCTGGAGAAAATCAGAAACATAGGGATTTCTGCTCACATTGATTCAGGAAAGACCACATTGACTGAGCGTGTGCTGTTTTACACTGGACGAATTGAAGAAATGCATGAAGTCAAGGGTAAAGACAGTGTAGGTGCAGTTATGGATTCCATGGAGCTGGAGAGGCAAAGGGGAATCACAATCCAATCAGCAGCAACCTATACAGTGTGGAAGGATCACAATGTGAACATTATTGATACCCCAGGGCATGTAGATTTTACTGTGGAAGTTGAAAGAGCTCTCAGGGTACTAGATGGAGCAGTtcttgttctttgtgctgtagGAGGAGTGCAAAGTCAAACATTGACTGTAAACAGGCAGATGAAGCGTTACAATGTACCCTGCCTGGCATTTATCAATAAGCTGGATCGATTGGGCTCCAATCCCTATAGAGTTTTACATCAACTGAG gacGAAATTAAATCATAATGCTTCTTTTCTACAACTCCCAATTGGTTTAGAAAGTGAATGCAAGGGAGTTATTGATTTAGTCCATCAAAGAGCCATTTATTTTGAAGGAGTTCTTgg AACTACCATCAGGTATGACGAAATACCTAGCGATATGAGAGCAGAGAGTGAAGACCGGCGACAGGAATTAATCGAAAGCGTTTCGAACGTTGACGAAATACTTGGCGAAATATTTCTTG AGGAAAAGGTTCCTACTGAACTAGATCTCATGGCTGCTATTCGTCGTTCATGTATCAAACGAGTCTTTACGCCAGTAATGCTGGGTACTGCATTGAAAAACAAGGGTGTCCAACCCTTATTAGATGCCGTTATTGACTATTTACCAAATCCAG GAGAAGTCGTCAACTATGCTCATATAGAAAAGGAAGGTAAGGAACGAGAGAAAATTATACTGAATCCAGCTAGAACGTCAGCAAGTCCTTTTGCTGGGCTGGCCTTTAAGTTGGAAGCCGGACGCTTTGGGCAATTGACTTATGTTCGAGTATACCAAG GTATGCTCAAAAGGGGAGATAACTTGTACAATACTCGTACAAGAAAGAAGATTCGTGTTGCTCGTTTAGTGCGAATGCATTCTAACGAGATGGAAGATGTCAATGAAGTATATGCCGGTGATATCTGCGCACTTTTTGGTGTCGATTGCGCCAGTGGAGACACTTTCGTTACCGAGCCTAAATTAGAAATAGCTCTAGAATCAATTCATATACCGGAACCAGTTATCTCAATGGCAATTCGCCCGGCCCACAGCAAAGATATGGACAGCTTTTCCAAGGCAGTCGGTCGTTTTACTAAAGAAGATCCTACCTATCAT ATTAATTACGACACAGACAACAAAGAAACTATCGCGTCCGGGATGGGTGAGCTTCACTTGGAAATTTACGCTCAACGTATGGAACGCGAATACAATTGCCCAGTTGTTATGGGCAAGCCCAAAGTGTCTTTTAGAGAATCACTTCTTTCTCCTTgtgaatttgattatttgcaCAAGAAGCAATCGGGAGGCTCAGGTCAATTTGGACGAATCTCTGGAGTGATGGAACCGCTACCTGCTACAGAGAATACTAAA GTGGAGTTTGTTGACGAAACGATGGGTACGAACGTACCAAAGACATTTATACCTGCCATTGAGAAGGGATTCCGAATGATGGTGGACAAAGGGTTGCTTTCCGGACACAAGATTGCTGGAGTCCGATTTATCGTTCGTGACGGTGCTCATCACATAGTCGATTCTAacgaaatttcatttattttggctGCTCAAGGCGCTGTGAAAGAG GTTTACGAAAACGGTTTCTGGCATATCCTTGAGCCGATCATGAGTGTGGAGATTACTGCCCCTGACGAATTTCAAGGAACTGTAATCGGACAGCTCAACAAGCGCCACGGTATTATCACAGGAACGGAAGGAAATGACGGCTGGTTTACTGTCTACGCCGAAGTACCACTCAACGATATGTTTGGTTACTCCACCGAGATACGTTCGAGTACACAAGGAAAAGGAGAGTTTTCAATGGAATATTCGCGCTATTCGCCAGCTTTACCAGATGTCCAAAACCAAGTCATCAATAAATATCGAGAATCTATAGGTATCAGCACCAcggacaacaagaaaaagaagaagtaa
- the LOC124200437 gene encoding NF-kappa-B-repressing factor-like, with product MLSTKITKEVMRGKANSTQDCSTDHAFEILSKGENTITQPVQSTSAMRMMKLMGWTEGTGLGLQKQGIVEPIKSDVVVGRKGIGYHDGSRNAEPFAKSFRRYLQNYKNSASVHNIVFSSEFSSEERKFIHDVARKMGMLSSSIGKEPKRQLTVRRSPCKPRPLIELLNRLIESKQSDPLFSRINLISPTG from the exons ATGTTGAGTACTAAGATTACAAAAGAAGTTATGAGAGGGAAAGCAAATTCAACTCAAGATTGTTCCACTGACCACGCTTTTGAGATCTTATCAAAAGGTGAGAATACGATCACACAACCAGTTCAGTCTACGTCCGCTATGAGAATGATGAAATTGATGGGTTGGACTGAGGGGACCGGGCTTGGACTGCAAAAGCAAGGAATTGTCGAACCGATAAa atctGACGTGGTTGTTGGCAGAAAGGGTATTGGTTACCACGACGGTTCCAGAAATGCTGAACCATTTgcaaaaagttttcgtcgcTACCTACAGAATTATAAAAACAGCGCTTCAGTCCATAATATTGTATTTTCCAGTGAGTTTTCCAGTGAAGAGAGGAAGTTTATTCACGA tGTTGCTCGTAAAATGGGAATGCTCTCTTCCAGCATTGGCAAGGAGCCTAAACGTCAGTTGACTGTCCGTCGCTCCCCCTGTAAACCTCGCCCTTTAATTGAACTACTTAATCGACTCATAGAATCAAAACAATCAGATCCTCTCTTTTCTAGAATCAATCTTATTTCACCAACAGGCTAG